One Homo sapiens chromosome 13, GRCh38.p14 Primary Assembly genomic window carries:
- the LOC101927375 gene encoding ankyrin repeat domain-containing protein 26-like isoform X2, whose amino-acid sequence MKKTSGFRRGKGGLPWGSVSSPGKVGAGAGSESADHASSQPRRHDPDKGFDRLRRAAGRHRTETMRRILSLPKSGVDDRDEKNRLSNEQSSGDSWLSIDDELFDSGTKTTFENVPQKYDSHLTGADDGQRGKITIKEQEGPHSQ is encoded by the exons ATGAAGAAGACGTCGGGCTTCAGGAGGGGGAAGGGCGGGCTGCCCTGGGGCTCGGTCAGCAGCCCCGGGAAGGTGGGCGCGGGCGCCGGGAGTGAGAGTGCGGACCACGCCTCCTCCCAGCCCAGGCGCCACGACCCGGACAAGGGGTTCGACAGGCTCCGCAGAGCTGCCGGCCGACACCGGACAGAGACGATGCGGCGGATCCTTTCTCTGCCGAAGAGTGGCGTGGATGACAGAGACGAGAAGAACAG GCTGTCCAACGAACAGAGTTCTGGTGACTCATGGCTTTCAATAGATGATGAACTCTTTGATTCTGGTACCAAG ACTACCTTTGAGAATGTTCCACAGAAATATGATAGTCACTTAACTGGAGCTGATGATGGTCAAAGAGGAAAAATTACAATAAAGGAACAAGAAG GACCACACTCTCAGTAG